The following coding sequences are from one Neurospora crassa OR74A linkage group I, whole genome shotgun sequence window:
- the pef-1 gene encoding EF hand domain-containing protein, variant, which produces MQQGPPPDRYGMSPPPSATGSRPAHHNLPPVSSRPPPSPTTRDGADPTLLPLFRAVDKDGTGQLSERELSAALVNGDWTAFDPHTVRMMIRMFDSDRSGTIGFEEFCGLWSFLASWRTLFDRFDMDKSGNISLDEFNNALVAFRYRLSPRFVELLFRTYDKRGDGVMSFDLFVQACISLKRMTDVFKKYDDDRDGYITLSFEDFLTEILRQLK; this is translated from the exons ATGCAGCAAGGACCACCACCAGACCGCTACGGCATGAGCCCGCCTCCCTCGGCGACCGGCAGCCGGCCCGCTCATCATAACCTCCCCCCGGTCTCTTCGCGACCGCCCCCGAGCCCGACGACCCGCGATGGCGCCGACCcgactcttcttcccctATTCAGGGCCGTCGATAAGGATG GTACCGGCCAGCTCTCCGAACGAGAACTCTCCGCGGCGCTCGTCAACGGGGACTGGACTGCCTTTGATCCGCACACCGTCCGCATGATGATCCGCATGTTCGACAGCGACCGCAGCGGTACCATCGGGTTTGAGGAGTTTTGCGGGCTCTggtccttcttggcctcgtgGCGGACGCTGTTCGATCGTTTCGACATGGACAAGTCTGGCAACATCAGCTTGGACGAGTTCAACAACGCACTGGTGGCGTTTCGCTACCGGCTTAGCCCGCGCTTTGTCGAGCTTCTCTTTCGCACGTACGACAAGCGCGGCGACGGCGTCATGAGCTTCGATCTCTTTGTGCAGGCTTGCATCAGCCTGAAGCGCATGACGGATGTGTTCAAGAAGTACGATGATGATCGCGATGGGTACATCACGCTGAGCTTTGAGGACTTCTTGACGGAAATTCTGCGCCAGTTGAAGTGA
- a CDS encoding cation transporter ChaC, with protein sequence MSAQKPPSKQDEFWIFGYGSLIWKPPPHFDRRIPGWVEGYVRRFWQASEDHRGTPSAPGRVVTLIERSYWASLADRHDSAPAKVWGVAYRIKADRVAEVKEYLDIREINGYTIHWTPFHPASDVDPALLPPAQKGPIQTLVYIGTPDNAQFTGPQDPQELSEHIYRSKGPSGLNRDYLWGLEKALDELSPESSDEHVKDLSNRVRAVAARYKSEGKADPTEETDAATEVIEVNGTTGETHDEHHHQFRRAGSVDEQEETEKTS encoded by the exons ATGTCGGCCCAAAAACCTCCAAGCAAGCAAGATGAATTCTGGATATTTGGTTACGG AAGTTTGATCtggaagccgccgccgcattttg ATAGAAGAATCCCGGGCTGGGTCGAAGGCTACGTACGCCGGTTCTGGCAG GCGAG TGAAGACCACCGTGGCACGCCCTCCGCACCCGGCCGCGTCGTCACCCTGATCGAGCGCTCCTACTGGGCCTCGCTCGCCGATCGCCACGACTCGGCGCCCGCCAAGGTCTGGGGCGTGGCCTACCGAATCAAGGCCGACCGCGTCGCCGAAGTCAAGGAGTACCTCGACATCCGGGAGATTAACGGGTACACGATTCACTGGACCCCGTTCCATCCAGCCTCCGACGTAGACCCTGCCTTGCTCCCTCCAGCGCAAAAGGGTCCCATCCAAACTCTGGTTTATATCGGTACGCCCGACAACGCCCAGTTTACGGGACCGCAGGACCCGCAGGAGCTTTCCGAACACATCTATCGGAGCAAAGGGCCGAGCGGTCTGAACCGCGATTATCTGTGGGGGTTAGAGAAGGCCTTAGATGAGCTAAGTCCTGAGAGCAGCGATGAGCATGTGAAGGACCTGTCAAACCGGGTGAGGGCGGTGGCCGCGCGGTATAAGAGTGAAGGGAAGGCCGACCCGACCGAGGAGACTGATGCCGCGACCGAGGTGATCGAGGTAAACGGAACAACAGGAGAGACACACGacgagcaccaccaccagttCAGAAGAGCTGGCAGCGTAGATGAGCAGGAGGAAACCGAGAAAACATCATAG
- the pef-1 gene encoding EF hand domain-containing protein — translation MAYNRSYNPDELPRFAEPEPRQGTSPAPPQQAPTTARYETKPPPPRPVEHRNTGFEQRQNSYDPQRQNTYNQNAYHQNAYTQNHYASGSADPHRLSPRMQQGPPPDRYGMSPPPSATGSRPAHHNLPPVSSRPPPSPTTRDGADPTLLPLFRAVDKDGTGQLSERELSAALVNGDWTAFDPHTVRMMIRMFDSDRSGTIGFEEFCGLWSFLASWRTLFDRFDMDKSGNISLDEFNNALVAFRYRLSPRFVELLFRTYDKRGDGVMSFDLFVQACISLKRMTDVFKKYDDDRDGYITLSFEDFLTEILRQLK, via the exons ATGGCCTACAACAGATCCTACAACCCGGACGAGCTCCCCAG ATTCGCCGAGCCGGAACCCCGA CAAGGCACTTCACCGGCTCCGCCTCAGCAGGCTCCTACCACAGCGCGCTACGAGACgaaaccaccacctccccgcCCCGTCGAACATCGCAACACCGGCTTCGAACAGCGTCAGAACTCGTACGATCCCCAGCGTCAAAACACATATAATCAAAACGCATATCATCAAAACGCATACACTCAGAACCACTACGCTTCCGGCTCAGCAGACCCGCACCGACTATCGCCGAGAATGCAGCAAGGACCACCACCAGACCGCTACGGCATGAGCCCGCCTCCCTCGGCGACCGGCAGCCGGCCCGCTCATCATAACCTCCCCCCGGTCTCTTCGCGACCGCCCCCGAGCCCGACGACCCGCGATGGCGCCGACCcgactcttcttcccctATTCAGGGCCGTCGATAAGGATG GTACCGGCCAGCTCTCCGAACGAGAACTCTCCGCGGCGCTCGTCAACGGGGACTGGACTGCCTTTGATCCGCACACCGTCCGCATGATGATCCGCATGTTCGACAGCGACCGCAGCGGTACCATCGGGTTTGAGGAGTTTTGCGGGCTCTggtccttcttggcctcgtgGCGGACGCTGTTCGATCGTTTCGACATGGACAAGTCTGGCAACATCAGCTTGGACGAGTTCAACAACGCACTGGTGGCGTTTCGCTACCGGCTTAGCCCGCGCTTTGTCGAGCTTCTCTTTCGCACGTACGACAAGCGCGGCGACGGCGTCATGAGCTTCGATCTCTTTGTGCAGGCTTGCATCAGCCTGAAGCGCATGACGGATGTGTTCAAGAAGTACGATGATGATCGCGATGGGTACATCACGCTGAGCTTTGAGGACTTCTTGACGGAAATTCTGCGCCAGTTGAAGTGA
- a CDS encoding transcription factor RfeD — protein MPPRTSLTSSFSITDANNEVVCPLRNQDGSSCRKRCIGEKRYRSMQEHIRRAHPEHYISKLPATEESFLLMIKTQPNERPQNQSTPGPSAHAGQAKGLSHAYHRDGSSAPGTPRNGEEQYTGAALLPAATALAQLHNHKLEQGWESDNDWHSDHEGKRRPRSSIELPPIHLTNADVTSAPYSGYDSGRPREILPSILSNSPPGRSSTLPPLHRTLGPTRTRRQSISKRGHQGKRSKGATSEWLRRLQNDSQHELLRPGGSDRKASSAEPSADFGKRWEDLIDAATSATEDIDEDRTPIPRSPVSIHRSSLPPLQQHYNYTSYQASPLQQALTPPSYNPEATDAFPSVESGESGENFHIGSRGLSDSSPSYSSQNTQIYCAACREVSLLRESYACTECICGLCRACVDVLMLEQGARRKCPNCATIGGRFKPFQLDIR, from the exons ATGCCGCCTAGGACATCCCTCACTTCCTCGTTCTCGATCACCGACGCCAATAATGAGGTTGTCTGTCCGTTGCGCAACCAAGATGGCTCAAGTTGTCGCAAGCGCTGCATAGGT GAGAAGAGATATCGCTCCATGCAGGAGCACATCCGTCGAGCGCACCCAGAGCACTACATTTCCAAGCTCCCTGCCACCGAGGAGAGCTTCTTGCTCATGATCAAGACGCAGCCAAACGAACGACCTCAAAACCAGTCAACTCCAGGGCCTTCTGCACATGCAGGTCAGGCTAAGGGGCTTTCGCATGCTTATCATAGAGACGGCTCGAGTGCTCCAGGGACACCTCGAAATGGCGAGGAGCAGTATACAGGAGCTGCACTGCTCCCTGCCGCAACCGCCCTTGCGCAGCTACACAATCACAAACTGGAGCAAGGCTGGGAATCCGATAAT GACTGGCATTCAGATCacgaagggaagagaaggccaaggtcaTCGATTGAGTTGCCCCCAATACACCTCACAAACGCCGACGTGACGAGCGCACCCTACTCCGGTTATGACTCGGGAAGACCAAGAGAAATTTTACCTTCCATCTTATCAAACTCGCCCCCTGGCCGATCATCAACTCTTCCGCCACTGCATCGGACATTAGGCCCCACTCGCACTCGTAGGCAGTCGATATCCAAACGAGGCCACCAAGGCAAGAGATCCAAAGGTGCTACATCTGAATGGCTTCGTCGGTTACAAAATGATAGCCAGCATGAGCTTCTGCGGCCCGGAGGCAGCGACAGGAAAGCCTCATCCGCCGAGCCTTCGGCTGATTTTGGAAAGCGCTGGGAGGATCTTATCGATGCAGCCACTTCAGCAACGGAAGACATAGACGAGGATAGGACGCCA ATTCCCCGTTCACCTGTATCGATTCATCGATCATCTTTGCCCCCTCTCCAGCAGCACTACAACTATACGAGTTATCAAGCATCGCCGCTGCAACAGGCGCTCACTCCGCCGTCGTACAATCCTGAGGCTACGGATGCCTTCCCATCGGTCGAGAGTGGTGAAAGCGGAGAGAACTTTCATATTGGATCACGGGGACTGTCGGATTCATCTCCGAGCTACTCTTCGCAGAACACGCAAATTTACTGCGCTGCGTGCCGGGAAGTTTCTTTGCTTCGGGAATCTTATGCATGCACCGAATGCATATGCGGCTTGTGCCGGGCATGTGTCGATGTTCTGATGCTTGAGCAAGGAGCCCGTCGGAAGTGTCCGAACTGCGCTACGATAGGGGGGCGTTTCAAGCCGTTCCAACTTGATATCAGGTGA